ACCATGGGGTGAGACTCTAGACTTGGCCGGTTTACACTTAATGCAACGAGTACAAATATGCTCTACATCTCGTTtcatatgtggccaaaagaaatgctcttgTAGTACATCTAAAGTCTTAGCTATACCGAAATGACCCATTAATCCACCCCCATGTGCTTCCTGCACAAGCAATTCACGCAAGGAACTTATAAGCACACACAATCTATTTTCtcgaaataaataaccatcatgCTTATAAAACTTACCAAATGCAGTTTTCTCGTAAGCTTCATAAATACTGGAAAAGTTAGAATCATTCACACACAAATcctttatatactcaaaaccaTGTAACTTAGTATCTAATAGGGCCggactcgaaccgagcccgTTTTCTAGCTCGAGCTCTGCTTGAACGAGTCTGAAACGAGCCAGCCTTAGCAGAGCTCGAGCTTGAATTACTcgccaaaattttcaattaaaaattttgatataaaacgacgttgttttgaccaatatgtattaaaacaacgtcgttttgactaatatgttgttttaataatgaacGAGTTGAGCTGAAtttgagtcgagctcgagcttggctttcacgagctcgagctcagctcggctcgaatctaaccctagtaTCTAAGGTCAACATTAGAGTATACCTGCGTGATAATGCATCTGCCTCAatattttccttaccttgcttgTAATGAATCACATAAGGAAAAGTTTCGATATATTTGACCCATCTTGCATGTCTCTTATTCAGTTTACCTTAtccttttaaatgttttagggacTCATGATCTGTTCTGATGACGAACTCGTGTGGCCAAAGGTAATGTTGTCACGTCTTTAATGCTCTCACGAAAGCATACAACTCTTTGTCATACGTAGGGTACTTCAAGGTAGGCCTGTTGAGTTTCTCACTGAAATACGCTATCGGCTTATTTTCCTACATCAAAATAGCTCTAATACCTATTCCTGAAACATTAcactcaagttcaaatggtttagaaaaatcacGTAAAGCAAGTAAACTTGCAAaacttaacttatccttaattaatgcaaatgcacgctcttgttcctcaccccacctaaaccctatattctttttaataacttcagttagtggtgccgctagtgtactaaagtctcgtacaaatctcctataaaaatTAGCTAATCCATGGAAACTCCTAACCTCTGTCACGGAAGTAGGTGTTGACCACTTTCGGATAGCCTTAACCTTCTTCTCATTGACCTTAATCCCCTGAGATGAGAccacaaatcctaggaacacaacttggtcaaTGCAAAAGGAACACTTCTTATgattaccaaataacctctCTTTCCTATGTAGAAACAAAACATCACACACGTGTCCTAGATGCTCATCTAGACTAcgactataaatgagaatatcatcaaaataaacaactacAAACTTGCCTATAAATGCACgcaagacatggttcattaatctcataaacgtACTGGGTGCGTTAGTAAGCACAAATGACATTACTAACCATTCATATAGTCCATGCTTGGTTTTAAatgcagttttccattcatcgctctcttttattctaatttgatgatatcCATTTTCcaaatcaattttagaaaaGATACATAATTCAagcaactcatcaagcatatcatcttaGGTATGGGATAACAATACTTTACAGttattttgttgatgacttgAAGTCAACGCACATTCTCCATATCCCATCCTTCTTAGGCACTAGAATCACTGGTACGACACATGAACTCATGCTCTCTCTCATGTAtcccttcttcatcaactcctccACTTGCCTTTGAAGCTCTTTTGTCTCCTCGGGATTATTTCTATAGGCTAGTCGGTTGGATATCGCTGCGCCAAGTATGAAGTCGATCTAATGCTCGATCCCATGAATCGAAGGTAGTCCATTGGGAATCTCCTCAGGGAATACGTTTTCAAACTCctacaaaagagaaacaaacacactagGAAGAGAATTGTCAGCGTtagtgaaagataaaaaaactttccttgtaaactaacaataatggatattgtttagtcacaaggGCAGTCCTCACATCACTCATCTTCCcataaaaaatctcttttttccactccttgttttctctcttgttttttctctcatggCCGAATTGCTTTCcctctttttcttctcccttcTTTTCATCCTCActcacattttctctttttttgttttcactctcactttcatttttggtTTCACTCATCTTTCTTCTTATCACTTGATCCTCATAAACCTGctttggtgacaatggtacaagtgtgATGAGTTTATTGTTTATCATGAAAGAGTATCTATTTTTGAATCCGTCATGTGTCACTTTTCTATCATACTGACATGGTCTCCCTAACAAGATATGTCCAACATTCATGGGTACTACATCACACAAAACCTTGTCTTGATACCTACCCATAGACAAGACCACCACCACTTGCTTATTCACCCTAATTTCTCCATAGTCATTCAACCACTGAAACTTATAAGGTCTAGGGTGTTTGGTTGTGGTTAAACTATGTTTTTCTACAAGTTCAATATTGGCTACATTCGTGCAACTACTcccatctataattaaagtgTACACCTTACCCTTCACATAACAtctagtatggaaaatattctctctgctcatcattttcttccttgtatTGTAAACTCAAAGCTCTTCTAGACACTAATGTCTCACCCTCTACTGCATACTCCAACTCTACATCACTAGCATCCTTTAATGGTGGCATAGACTCATCAGTAGATTCTTCCTCTATCTCATACTTACCATCTTCCTTCAACACCATGGTTCTTTTGTTAGAACACTGAGAGGCTATGTGAGCcctacccaaacacttaaaacatttgatTTCACTATTTCTCTTTGGTGGTTCGGGTTTGCTATTAGGCTTCTCTTGACTAGACTCCTCTCCCTTAGGTTTAGAGTACTCGgtttttggcttaaaaggtGGCTTATCAAGTCTCTTTGACACGCTTGGCTTCACAGGACTAGAATAGGAACCTACATCCCTTTTACCCTTCCATTGTAATTGTTTCTCTACCTTCATTGCCATATGTACGAAATCTTCTAGCTTTACATAGTGTTGGAGCTCTACAACATTTGCTATTTCCctattcaaacaatttaaaaacgtagccatagtggtttcccgatcttcctctatattagcCCTAATCATGGCTATCTCCATCTCCTTGTGATAGTCTTCCACATTCTTGGTCCCTTGCCTAAGCCCTTATAACTTCTAAAGTAAACCTCTATGATAGTGGCTAGGAACAAAACGCTGCCTCATTacactcttcatatcatcccaagtatctaTGGGTCTACCCAAGTTCCTATGCCTATTTTTCAGCAACTGGTCCCACCAAATACTAGCATAATCAGTGAATTCTACAACAAACAACTTCACATTTTTCTCCTTAGAATACCTATGTATGTCAAAAACCTGGTATACGTTTTTCTCCCAATCTAGGTAGGCTTCCAGATTGTTTCTACCCTgaaaaggtggaattttcatcttaatgctaCTAAGGTTATTATCACTCTGCTTACTCTCTCTAAACATACTGTTTCAATGACTTCGATGTCCTCCCTTACTCCTTATATTATTCAACCTATCACTTATTTCATCATCCTCATTGTCAGTAACTATCCTATCCTCGTTCCTCACCATTGGTGCTTTCCTCCTACCTTTAATTGTACTACTCCCTTTATCACTTTGCTGTTGCTCTAATCTATCTAATCTATTATTAACGCtccctattacattaaaaagtcgCTCAAACTGTTGTTGGATCGCTTGCATTGTAAAAGCCTCAGTTTTACCTGAATCTTCTACAACACTGGGGTTTTTTGATTCTACCatgttaaaatttcaaaaaacaaaatgtgTTTGTAAACAATAATCCTCGCACGCTCCCTTGTGTTTACACTCGCACTCGTGTGTTCACTCTAATGTTCTCACACactttataatttgaaattttttttttttggttttagaaCAAATCAAAACGGTACTTGTGACAAACGACCACCAATCAACTTAAGTTACGTTATGATTACCTACTATTCAAAAAAAAAGCTAAGATTCAAGAATAAGGAAAATTTTTAGAACCGGAAAAACGCAACTACAAGAATGAATaatcaaaggaaaagaaattcaaaagagataacaagaataaaggaaatcaaattcaaaggaggtaagtgtgctaactttctccttgatctctctccttttttcttttcttttacgtTTTTTCTGTCTTTTTCACTGCTTTTTTTCCCCCCTTTTTAAGACTACTTGTCcgaaaatagaaaagaaataaattccTTAGATCACACAAAATTCCCTCCTAAGAAATTTAAGGCAATTAAGGAAATAACCCAAGGACTAATCTCCCAAttcaataatatcaaaattttcaaggaaattCAAGATTTTAGGAACAATTCAAGAACTCAATCTCCCAACTTAGACAATTACAAGGCTTTTCCTAAAGGTTAAAGGAAACAGGGCAATCCTAATCCAAGATTATTCTCCCCAATTTCAGAATCCCCAAatcccacttttttttttgcctctgttttttttttttaacaagaatcTCACAAGGTTTTGACAAgttcaacaataatttcaacCAAGAACTACCCTTTCAATTTCGGCCACCCAAGATCTTTCCCAAGAATCCAGGAACAACCCACACAAAGCTAACCTTAATTCACTCCCCAAAGGTTTGTTTGAATCTAGATCAAAAAGATCACTCCACCCTTATCTTAATTACTTTCGGCcttagacaattttttttcctttttttttctttttgtatcaatcaagaagacaaatTAGACACCCACACTACCTAGAATTTGGCTATACTAGGGTTCaacaagaattcaagaattccatggaaacaaggacactaGAACGTTAGACCACAAAGCAAGGAATATAAGAATTAACACttacaaagaaaatgaaatcaagaacACACTCAAAGATTCCTAAGAAACAAATCGCAAACACAAGAAAGGATAGATACGAAACCTGATTCGATTCGGTACTGTTACCACCTCATGCAAACCTTGACGATTTGGCGCAAGACCCAACATTCAAGAAGATATTTCCCCAGGATAGAATTAGTTTTGTCACGTAATTAAACTTTGACTCGAATCAATATGAAATCGAACGAACCTTGGTATCGTTAATGGTGAACGCTACAAGAcgaatcttgataagttcaaagattgtaaatTCAACAATAAGAAATCTATTGTGAAAGACAGCCAAAAGATTCATTCATcgcaaaaaaaattaagttttatagtgccatgccaacttaaccctaaaaaatacccatgacccaatggacttccaaacttcccaagcccattacctaattaactatcCAAACACTAATTAACTTAATAGGAAGTATGTCAATTAGGCTCAATAAAGTCTGGCCTGGTTACAAACAAgagcaaaatcataaaaactgaaaatcctaattttggtaaaacaaaaactacCTGATACACACTAAAATGGCCTTTATTTTGGCCTACAAAATTGGGTGCAACCGGCGAAGTTGGTTGTTGTTATAGAGCtggaaacgagcttcgcgttgatatattatagaCCTCGTAACTCATTttagatcaaaagttatgaccGTTCAAAGTTCATCTGTGCACTTTGGATTAGAGTTCTCCATAGgcttgggcctgaatcaagttgacccCTCTGTTGGCTCCTTTCAGCATCCAGTCGTCCTTGAGTGAGTTGGTTTTAGTCCCTAAGCCTTCCATGAGCCCTTCTAAGACCTATTGCACCTTCTTAGCTCtgctcctcgtaattggccTAACTGGAATGTGTAGCGAATTTTCTTGCTGGCTCAGTGCTTCCACAATGCCTCCATCAATTGGTTATCACTTGTTTTCAACAAGGGTGCACATGtatgcaaaaacaaaaaaaaaattattgcatcaCAGTTTTGCTTTTGctcatttctatatatatttttgtttgaattcttGTGCTTAAGTTATGTTTCTCTCTCCAAATTTGCAGGTTGTTTCTCCTGTTAAAATGACGTTTGAAATGTAAGTGATGCAATTTGTTTTCCCAAAATTGTTATGACTTCAGTTCTttagttttctcatttttatctcCTACAATATTGTTCTTGATTGGCAGATATGCTACGTGTGTGATACCAATCAGTGCCTTCTTTGCATCAAGTCTTTGGTAAGCACTTAAATTGGGTAAAACTGGATTTATCTTTTGATGTATGGTGTTTATATATATGGCATGGCAGTTTAAGTAACTTATTGTCTGGCTGAAATATCATAGGTGCATCCCTTCATCGtgcaaataaaattatgatagcTTGTGTCATTGTGGTTGTGGTTGTGATTGTGTTTGATTCACATGCCTTGCATGTGAGGCAGCATGTTAAAGTTTAGAAGTATTGTTAGTCTTAATCTATCTCTAGGGTTTTTGCTCGTTACTTGTgtataatgttatttttctagCAAAAGTTTATGTTTACCATTTTCAATTGTTGCTGTTGCAGGTTTGGTAACACTGCTTACTTGCACATCTCAGTGGCATTCATCCAGATGCTCAAAGCTCTAAGTATGTCGAAATAAAcatgtaattttgttttcatgttATTGGCTCTTTACTGCTGATAAATGTATGCTTATAATTGAACTTGGATATTGCAGTGCCAGTGGCTACATTTATCATGGCTGTTTTGTGTGGTACTGATAAAGCAAGGTTGGACGTGTTCTTGAACATGGTGCTGGTCAGTGTTGGAGTTGTCATTTCCTCATATGGGgaaattcattttaatatagTTGGCACAGTTTACCAGGTCACTGGCATCTTTGCCGAAGCTCTTAGGCTGGTTTTAACTCAAGTCCTGTTACAAAAGAAGGGCTTGACTCTAAATCCTATCACCAGCTTATATTACATAGCTCCATGCAGGTAccatactttttctttttaactttttgaaaagaatttatttaatacaacATATTAAACAAGGTAAGGTAATAATTTAACCATTTGATTTGATTCCATTGCTAGTATTGTGGAATGTGATTATGATATGGTGGTTGATATCCTTTATTGTGATGTTTCCTTTGTGCATgctgtttcttttatttatctataaaaacaTGGAAGTTTGCTATCATCTGATTTCTGTGTGTTACAAGATGAGATTACATACTTCTTTTTAGGTACTACATTGTTTTTGTCTGATTATTAGGCATCATTTTATTGCTTcagtattgttttatttcatttgtcAGGGGTAAGTATTAAGAGGTACACAAAAATTGAGCTTATCTTAATTCCATTTTTGTGCagttttgtgtttctttttgtGCCCTGGTACTTACTGGAGCAGCCGGTGATGGAAGTTTCACAGATTCAGTTCAACTTCTGGATCTTTTTCTCCAATGCTCTATGCGCTTTGGCATTGAACTTCTCCATATTCCTAGTGATTGGAAGAACAGGAGCAGTTACCATAAGGGTTTCTGGTGTTCTAAAAGACTGGATACTGATAGCACTTTCTACTGTTATATTTCCCGAATCCATGATAACTGGACTAAATATAATTGGCTATGCAATTGGTACTTCTCATGTACTGTATATAGAAGTATTATATGATAACGACATTTTTtgcaccttttctttccctaaATGACTTATTATGTGATGAGTTCTTTTCGTGCAGCATTATGTGGTGTTGTAATGTACAACTACATAAAGGTGAAGGATACCCGTGCGTCTCAACTGCCTCCTGAGAGTCTTCCAGAGAGAATGGCAAAGGTTAGTATTCTTGATAATGATGAtcaaaatgatttattatcTCTCTATCCACCCTCCTGGCTAAAACCCCAAATTCTTTCTCTACACAAGGAGATCTGGTTAGATTTGTTTTACATTTTGTTATCTTCTCTCTAATGCTTATGAATAAACTATGCAGGATTGGAAGTTGGAGAAGAAGTCATCCGATATATTCAATCCAAATAACAACAACGATAACAGCGGAGGGAATATTATTGCCTCTGAATCCAATTTAGATGAAGAAGCACCTCTAATTGCATCATCAAGGTTATCTCATATCGGACGCACACAGGTTAGCAACTATTCTTCATGATCTGTGAACCAACTATACAGATCTAATGTTTGAGATTATATCATGAGGCAAATTTTGAGTGTATTCAAGGGAAGATATTTGTTTTAGTGAATGAATCTTCACATTCATGGTGAAGAACAATTGATGCATGTGCTCGCAAGATTTTCCTGCTGGGGTAAAAAGGGGCAAAAATGGGCTTACAACCCATAATCGGGTGAACAAGATCACAAATACATTGTCAAGgcaattttttggaatttttttttttccttggaGTAAGAATTTCAAACAAGTGATTGATAGGATTTACCAGTTAAACAGAGTCATAGTTGTCCACAACGGTTGTTTTGTAGTCTGAAAATCCGTTGGCTATTGTATTTATGGATATTTGATCTGCCGATTTCCAGGTAGCTATTGTGgaatctttcttctttctttttttcctttttctagaAATCCCAGTTTAttcaactaaaaagaaaaatagatccAATTGCCATCAAATTGCAAAACACTCATCAGTAAAACATAATACATCGTGTATTATAACATATCTCAAATCTCACAGCATCGTTGTCATACAAATGGTCTATCACTCAAATTTACACCATAGAGCATAGCATAGCATTTGACACAATGCAAAAACCGCTCAAATTtacaaatagaaaatatcaaatacaaGATATGCACATCTCAACCAAGACAAGAATATAGGAGCTTGAACATATATGAAATGACAAGCATATGCCCATGAACTCGTATCTTTCCTGCCATCCACTTGAATGCAAATCATGGAATCTGGACACGGAAAATTTCTTCCTAACATGAAATGATGAATCTACTAGAATGCTTCTGACCCGCTGAGAGATAACAGCCTCCTTGCCGGAGCTGGAGGTGCCAATCCAGGAATGTCCCTGATGTTTTTGTTGTTTGGGTTGACAATCtgaaaatttaaacacaaacaATTACATTGTGTAGTTTAATTCCAGCATTGGTGAGGATGCGATGCTGTAAGGACCAGAAATATTTGTACCTAAATATATTTACCTGTACATATTAGGGTTACGTTACTagaattttgcaaaatttgtaAGCTAAAAGGAAACCTTATTTCTCAAGCACTTTGAGgtgaactattttttaaaatttaaaaaaaaagcctGCCATCAATATATGGCTTGGTATTTAAGAATAGAAACTGAACGGATACCTTCACAACTATGATGGCTATTACACCGCAGACAATAAGAAATAGGAATAGCATGATGCATTTATCAGTGGCTACCTGCAAGAAAGAgggaattttagtttattaaaataatacattatGTGTAGAAATGAAGTTGGAACTCAGATCGAAAACAATCAACAATGCAGAAAGAAAGTCAAAACTTATTGGGCTACCAATCAACTTACCTGTCTTCCTATCTCCTTCACTAGCTGAGAGGCCTTCTTAATTGAGAACTGAATTGTGTCCAGCTCATTAACAATACGGCCCATTTGTTCAGTCTGCAGAACTTGAGATCAGTATATACAAAATGCTCATGAGCAGGAAACCACTAAGATGACTAGTAACCATACTTACTTGGCCCTTTAAGGTCGTAGCAGTTTGGGTTCCCACTTGAATTGTTTGTTCAACAACCTAGGGGGGTCAATTCCGAAGTTAGGatgatagaaattaaaaaattacgcAAAAACACATCCGTTAGTTGTTTACCATTTTGGAACGTTCAATAGCCTGATCAGTCTCATCCATTGTCTTTGACCCAGCTGTAATTAGCTCTTGATTTGACATAGCTACAAGGCAAAACATGTCAATAAGTAAAAGTGACTGATCTTATCGTCTGAAATATACATTAAACAAGCTTCCAAAAACATGTGCACATATAAACCTTCCTGTTGGCAATTACGttaaaatatgattatgatTTTAGTTAATATTATGGACAATTTCCAGATGTCACATACACTGTTATGACTAGTTGATTTTCAAGTCACTTCCTTACCCTATTAGCCTATTGCATTTCACAAGTAAATATGATTTTACTACTAAAAAATTCCCGAGTGGCCATTTAGTCAAGTTGCATGTTGCACTATAATGACAGCAATATAACAGCactaaatgaaaaattatttattaacattaGCACTTTATGTATATCATATAAATCAAACCTACTTGATGCCATTTGAACATTGTCATCGGCTGTAGGTTCACTAATTCCTGCTCCCATATCAAAGAGTTCAACCCTCTTATTACCAAGGCTATTCATATACCTGCAAAGATACCAGAGTGTGAACAAATCATCAAACAGCTCTTTCTCACTTAGGAAAGGATTTGAAAGTTTCTTCATGTTTTCCTCTTTAATTCTGTATGGGACTGTtcttaacaagaaaattaatcatCCCTATGCACTATTTTCCAAATTAATACcccaaattaaatttctttgcTCTGCAttggttcaattttttttctgagTGCTGCACAGCTTTAGTTTCAATAAATGGAAACCCATCTATGTTTGTCTGATTTCAGTTTTTTTGAtccccagaaaaaaaaaaaaaaaaagaacaaaacctAGAGGCGAAGAATATGCAAAGGACATATGAACAGATCTCTCATTAGAATTTTCAGGGCTGGACTTACTACAAATGAAGGGCCAAATTCTGACTGAAAACACCACTTGTCcttttaatttacaaactaaCCAGCACTAATTGTACTAGTATCTATAAACTAACCAACACAAATACCAAACTCCAGAAATACAAACTCTAAGCTCATGATCCATAGAGAACACAACAAAGTGGTGAACTTACGTTTTTCTAAGAGCCACATAAGAATTCAACTCTTTGATCTGCAACAGAAAAAATAACAACCGAAAAGCAAATGTTActagaaaaagaataatgatcaatatctaatttaaaatatggtCAAAACATCCGtcgttttaaaaattttggtttgtCAATTTCCAtacaaaatattgattaaagCCAATACAAATTTGGAACTCAAGAAAACTAGGTAAAAGAATCCAACCAAACCCTATAGAATCCACTCCAATGTTATAATATACAAGTCTCTGTGGTGCATTTTTTACATTCACACCATGAGGAGGAAAGAGCAAGTTTTAAGGGATTGACCATAGATTGCTTTTCATCATTGAGACGTTTATTGACTTCAGGAGGATTTTGGGCTTCCTCATCTTTAATTTCACGATCCATCTCTTTAATTAATCTGAAAAATTCCACTGCATATAAGACTGTATGATGGATAGATAATCAAAATGCACTGGaacaagaaattttaataatataataaatgctattttatttcattttcaaatattttatttttcaaatatgacaAGTAGTTCCCACAATTTGAATTGGATGGCTGAAATGCTCCATCATGATCATATTAAAGCATTCCTTTATTAAGATTTGAACTAAGACTTTCTAAACCTCTGCCCATTCCTTTTAACAATGGATCTAAGTCTGATGGATGTATCAAACTTAAAATGCTAAATATGTCCAGTTTTCAGCCCAACTCACTTCTCTTGAtcaacaactgagtttcaagaCAAGATAGTTAATATTTCCTGGAGTGAAACTTATGATGATTCTTTTGACATTGAATGGGTCAATATGTCTACATTCGATAATAATCCTCTATTATCACTTTGGTAAATTTTGTTGTTGGCATAAATATagaatgagagaaagaaagtaATTCAAGTTAGGAGAacgatatataataaaatataaaaattaacatagtAGTAGCAAACCTTTTACATTCTCTCATCCTCCCAGTAAGTTCTTCCAGCTGTTTACTTTGTCTGTTTGAATCTTTGATCTTATCCAGTTTCT
Above is a genomic segment from Mangifera indica cultivar Alphonso chromosome 3, CATAS_Mindica_2.1, whole genome shotgun sequence containing:
- the LOC123211104 gene encoding probable sugar phosphate/phosphate translocator At3g17430, with the translated sequence MINKPLVLTYLYLLIYILLSSGVILYNKWVLSPKYFNFPLPITLTMIHMGFSGLVAFILVRVFKVVSPVKMTFEIYATCVIPISAFFASSLWFGNTAYLHISVAFIQMLKALMPVATFIMAVLCGTDKARLDVFLNMVLVSVGVVISSYGEIHFNIVGTVYQVTGIFAEALRLVLTQVLLQKKGLTLNPITSLYYIAPCSFVFLFVPWYLLEQPVMEVSQIQFNFWIFFSNALCALALNFSIFLVIGRTGAVTIRVSGVLKDWILIALSTVIFPESMITGLNIIGYAIALCGVVMYNYIKVKDTRASQLPPESLPERMAKDWKLEKKSSDIFNPNNNNDNSGGNIIASESNLDEEAPLIASSRLSHIGRTQVSNYSS
- the LOC123211105 gene encoding novel plant SNARE 13-like, producing the protein MASDLQMSPQLEQIHGEIRDNFRALANGFQKLDKIKDSNRQSKQLEELTGRMRECKRLIKEMDREIKDEEAQNPPEVNKRLNDEKQSMIKELNSYVALRKTYMNSLGNKRVELFDMGAGISEPTADDNVQMASTMSNQELITAGSKTMDETDQAIERSKMVVEQTIQVGTQTATTLKGQTEQMGRIVNELDTIQFSIKKASQLVKEIGRQVATDKCIMLFLFLIVCGVIAIIVVKIVNPNNKNIRDIPGLAPPAPARRLLSLSGSEAF